The Alkalihalophilus pseudofirmus nucleotide sequence AAAGGTTGCCTGTGAATGGGCTGGAGTGCCGTTAGAAGAAAAAGAGGTAGAAAAGCGTACGAAGGATTTCGGTGACATGATTGATGCTTTTGGAGCTGTTGGTGTACGCCACGCTCGCGGAAGAAGCGCAAGGAAGAGAACGGAAGCATGGATAACGTCCTTAATTGAAGAAGTAAGATCTGAGCAGCGGAGTCCTCGTGAATCAACGGCTCTTTATCAAATGGCTTGGCATAAGGAACTGGACGGGACCTTAATGGATGCTAAGATGGCCGCCATTGAATTAATCAATGTCATCCGTCCAACGGTTGCGGTAGGTCGTTTTATTACGTTTGGGGCTGTTGGGCTGCATGAGTTTCCAAAAGAACGCGAGAAGCTGATGCAAGATCAAGATGGCACATACAGTCACCTCTTCACTCAAGAAGTGCGTCGTTATTATCCGTTTGCTCCCTTTACTGGTGCGAGAGTGAAAAAGGATTTCACGTGGAACTCTCATCAATTTAAAGAGAACACACTCGTTTTGCTTGATATATATGGGACCAATCGCCACCCAAAACTATGGGAGAGCCCAAATGAATTCCGTCCTGAACGATTTAAAGGCTGGGAAGGCAGTCCTTTCTCCTTTATTCCTCAAGGAGGCGGCGATGAACATAAAGGGCATCGCTGTGCAGGCGAGTGGATCACGATTGAATTAATGAAGATCAGCTTATCTCAATTGGCTCAGAACATTACGTATGACGTGCCGAAGCAGGATCTTTCGTATGATTTAAGCAGAATGCCAAGCATACCGAAAAGCCGTTTTATTATTCAAAATGTACGTAGACAACAACAATAATACTAAGGCTCGGAAAATATCATTTTAACTTATAGAAATACGAACAGCAGGAGTGGCCTATGTGGACCACTCCTGAAATATGCTCCATTTTCCGCGGGAGCTAGTAAGCCCCGCTCTACAAGAGGCTACCTAAAAAGTTTTCCCTACAGTGTGGTTGATTTCCGCTGCAGGCACTCGCTTTCCGCGGGCGGTCCGGGAGCCTCCTCGTCGCATGCTCCTGTGGGGTCTCCCCTGGCCACGCACATCCCGCAGGAGTCGGTGCCTTCCGATCCAATCAACCGAGCGCGTAGGTTAATAAGTGGTTCCTCTCATTGAAAACAGGTGTTCAGTGACTTACCTTTTTTAGTGAAAATAATTTAATTTGAGTTTCGATTGGTCTGATCGAAAACGAAATCATCCATTAAATTCTTTAAAAACCACGAAACCTAGCGGATGAAATGTGCGTAGACTCCTGCGGTGCCTAGAGCAGGGCTGAGATCCCACAGGGCCAAAGCCCGAGGAAGCTCATCAGCTCACCGCGGAAAGCGAAGCATATTTCAGGAGCGGCCATTCTCCTCTAACGTATGTTTATTTCAATCTTTTATTGTTCCAGCCTTATTTATATCCGGTCTGACCGTTCTTCTAGCCAGCTTTCGAGAAAATCCGGAATTTCTCCTGAAAGCGCAAGGCTGATATGGCCCCCTTTTACGCGCTTATATGTCCGGTCTTCACTCCCTATCATTTTCATCAATGGTTTTGTTAAATGTTCTGGTACGATTAAGTCGTCAGTCGTAGAAACAACCAGCAAATCCGCCGTTACGTTTCGAAGGTTAACATGTTCCCCGCCCAGATAAAGCTCATTTAAAATCAATTTATTTTTCTTTCCCAATTCATTCATTAACTGCTTTAATGCAGCCCCTGAAAAAGGAATATGCTCCTTCACCCACTTGCTTACAAGTTCTGCTTTCTTTGAACGTTTGGCATGGCTTTGAAATGCAGGAGACCATGTATTTGTAAAGGTAAATGGTTTGGTCATCGTCCGCATAGCAATCTCTACTAGCTTAGCAGGAATCAAACCATATTGGTCGATTACCTCATCAAAGCTAATCTCTTCTTTCTTCAATGCTTCCGCCCACTTTTCTAAAAAAGGCGGCTTATCAAAATCAAGCGGCGGCGCAAATAGAATGAGGTTCCGAATAGGCTCCGTGCTTAAGGCCGTATACATTAACGCCAACGTACCACCTAAACAATAGCCAATCACACTCATTTCCTCTGCCCTAGAATGAGCAAGTGCTCGTTTGACAGCCTGCTTGATATACTTCAACACATAATCATCTAGAGTAAGATGTCCATCCTCATATCCCGGCACTCCAAAATCAAGCAAATACACATCGTACCCCTGCTTAGTAAAAGCCTCCACCATACTCATTCCAGGTGCCAAATCAAGAATATAGGCTTTATTCAACAAGGAATAGACGAGAAATAAAGGAACACGATACGTTTTTTTCTTCGCTGGATAATACCAGAGCGTCGCTTTATTTTTCTTCCAAACGGCCACTCGAGATGTTTGTCCTATATGAGGGTTTAATCTATCAAACTGATCCATCTACTCCCACTCCTCATCTAGCATGCATTCAAGCTCATACTGAAACAGACGAGGATCTGTGATATGAGGATTCACCATAAGCATTGGTGATGCCGCATGATCATTATTTATAACGGTTTGCCTGCTGTCATTTCTCTTATTCGTTTTCTCTCTTTGGCTAACTCCCTCTGACTTTTTCTTTAAGGTTTTTGTTTCCTCCCCCAAACGATCAACCTTTTCTTCTAGCCTATCAATCTTTTCTTCTACTTGAATAACAAGATTAGCAACTCTTGCTACATCGTCCTTTGATGGTATATTCAGCTGCTGAGAAATAAGCTCAGAGTATCCTCTTACTTTCTTTAAAGAATGGACATGACTCTCTAGCATAGCATTCATCTGCTCAACACTTTCTGCAGATTCTACCCACTCTTTAACCTGTTGATTCATCTCGTTCTCTAGTTTTTTGCCAAAAGACGTCACGAGTGCTCTTTTAGATTTTGATTTTGATTTTTTACCCATTTTCTACTCTCCTTCTCTCCCTCTATTTCTATACTTCTTCCTGTGAAATTTGCCTTTTATACTATACACACGCTGCGGGTAATCCGTTCATAGATTAACCTACCTTTAAGAAAATCAAGCAAACGAACCAATTATCTCTGTTCTTCCGCATCTATACCTTTCCAATCTCTCTCTTCTACATATCCTAATTCCGTTACTAGTAAAAAAATGAGGATGATGAACAATGACTAATAGATTTCAAAGGAGAAAACCAATACCAGGGCCAAAAGAACATTGGTTAAAAGGGAGCTTACAAGCATTCACATCTGATCCGCTTCGCTTTTTAAGCAACCAAGCTGAGACGTTCGGGCCTGTGAGCTCTTTTCGTTTCGGACCATTTCAAGAAGTGTATTTCGTCAATGATCCAGATCTTATTAAAGAAATCTTGGTGACAAAACAAAAAGCATTCATTAAATCTCGGGATATCCAAATGCTAAAAGCTGTGGTAGGAGAAGGTCTATTAACCAATGAAAAAGAGTCTCACCTGAAGCAGCGGAGACTTATCCAGCCTGCCTTCAAAAAAACACATATCCACCAGTACGCTCAAGATATGATAGAAACAACAAACGCATTTATAAAAGATTGGAAGGACGAAGAAGAGAGAAATATTGCAGCTGACATGATGAATATAGCTCTTGGCATTATTACAAAAACAATGTTTGGCATGGATATGGGACAAGGGGCAGATGTGATAGAACAACCGATGGAAGCAGTCATGAAACTTGGTATCAAAAGAATGCGCTCCCTCTCTCCTCTGCCTTTATGGGTCCCTACTCAGGCAAATCGACAACTGAAAAAGGCGGTAAAAGAGCTGGATGATGTCCTTTTTTCTATCATTAGCAAAAGAAGATTAGAGGATAATCAATCAGAAGATTTATTAGGGATGTTAATGAAAGCTCGGGATGAAGAAAACGGGGCTGTAATGTCTGATCAGCAGCTACGAGATGAATTAATGACAATATTTCTTGCTGGACATGAAACGACAGCTAACCTCTTAGCATGGACGTTATATTTATTATCAGAACATCCAAGTGCTGATGAAAGACTGTACGCAGAAATAAAAGAGGTCACAAATGGAGAAGCGCTCTTACCAGAACATTACACCAAGCTTACTTATACGCAAAATGTAATATCTGAATCAATGAGACTTTATCCTCCGGCCTATGTGATCGGAAGGCAAGTAGAAGAAGACATAGAAATTGGACCCTACTTATTTAACAAGGGGGCGATGGTTTTAATCAGTCAGTATGTTATGCATCGAAACGCATCATTCTATTATGAACCTAACATTTTCAAACCGGAACGATTTGATCATAATTTTCTTAAAACCTTGCCTCCTTTTGCCTATTTCCCATTTGGCGGCGGGCCGCGAGTCTGCATCGGAAACCACTTCGCTATGATGGAGGCTACGTTAGCTTTAGCTGCGATTGCTCAGAATTATAAATTCACCTTAACAAGCAGCCAACAAAAAGTAACACCACAGCCCCTTATCACACTTCGGCCTAAAGGCGGGCTCATGATGAAGGTTGAGAAGAGGAAGTAAAAAGTCAGAAATAGAAGAGGCAAATTTTTTTCATAGACTTGATTCATTCGATTTGCTCTATTATTATTTACGGGGAGGATCCTCCTTTTTAATGTTTGTTTTCAGACACTAACATCATATCGGGGGAATCCTCTTCATTTTTATTAAAGTATCTTTTTATTTTAAAAAATCTTTATGCCCTACTCTATCATCAAGCTTCACATACCTCGATCTCCCTAGATATAAAGGAATTGAAAGTTGTTTTAAATTTGGCAGCCCATTACTCAAAAAGAGAGCCTCATCTCGGTAAAAGCCCACAAGTTCGGCGACAAAAAAATCATGGTCTCCATATGTCTTAACATCAACCGTCTCACATTCATACGCAACATAGGCCTCTTTTAAAATAGGAGCTCCCGTTGCCTCACCTTCAATAAAAGATTGGGTTGATAGTTTATCTGTATCAGCTCCTGAGGTCACCCCTGCTTTTTGAATAACTTCCGCCTTCTCAAACGGTAGAAAGTTTATCGCGAATTTCCCTGCTTTCTTCAACAACTGGTATGAATACCTTTCTCGTCCAATACTTACCCCGTACATAGGAGGCTCATAAGAAATATAAGTATGCCATCCACATGCCATTATATTATGTTCCTCTTCAACTGCCACCGTCACTAGCGCGCCACCATGCCAGGATAACTATGCATGACCGTTTTATCTAGCCGCTCTAACATTTACTTCACTCCTCTCTCCCAGCCTTTTCAATCTCATTTGATTGAAGAATCACTGTACCTGTACTTCTATTTTCTGACGCCTGTTTAACCATTGCCCGTGCAACCACCACGTCTTCAATTCCTCTATACTTTCTAAGCGGGCCCAACAAGAGAGGCTTCATCACTTTCACTGCATGCTCACCCATCTTTTCCCCAAAGCGAAATTCTTCACGATTGCCTAACAAAAGAGAAGGTCTGAAGATATCCACATGTGGATAACCTACTTTCTTCACTGCCTCTTCCATTTCGCCTTTTACTCTGCTGTAAAAAACCTGTGACTCTGAGTCTGCTCCTATCGCAGAGATAACAAGTAAACGCGAAGCCCCTTTCTCCCTCGCTATCCTGGCAACTTTAATCGGATATTCATAATCAACTTTTTTAAACGCTTCTTTTGTTTTAGCTTTTTTAATCGTGGTTCCGATACAAATGAATACATCGTCTACTGCTGGAATATCGTCGTCTTCTAAAGTATCAAAGTTTACCGTATGAACGATTTGTTTAGGGTTTGATTTATCCACAGATCTGCGGACTAGTAAATGTACTTCTTTGTATTCCTTCGACTGAGATAATTGGTTGACAACTTGCTTTCCTACAAGCCCTGTTGCCCCAAGTATTAATGCACGACGGTTCATTTTGAAGTCACTCCTTTGAACA carries:
- a CDS encoding cytochrome P450: MTNRFQRRKPIPGPKEHWLKGSLQAFTSDPLRFLSNQAETFGPVSSFRFGPFQEVYFVNDPDLIKEILVTKQKAFIKSRDIQMLKAVVGEGLLTNEKESHLKQRRLIQPAFKKTHIHQYAQDMIETTNAFIKDWKDEEERNIAADMMNIALGIITKTMFGMDMGQGADVIEQPMEAVMKLGIKRMRSLSPLPLWVPTQANRQLKKAVKELDDVLFSIISKRRLEDNQSEDLLGMLMKARDEENGAVMSDQQLRDELMTIFLAGHETTANLLAWTLYLLSEHPSADERLYAEIKEVTNGEALLPEHYTKLTYTQNVISESMRLYPPAYVIGRQVEEDIEIGPYLFNKGAMVLISQYVMHRNASFYYEPNIFKPERFDHNFLKTLPPFAYFPFGGGPRVCIGNHFAMMEATLALAAIAQNYKFTLTSSQQKVTPQPLITLRPKGGLMMKVEKRK
- a CDS encoding oxidoreductase encodes the protein MNRRALILGATGLVGKQVVNQLSQSKEYKEVHLLVRRSVDKSNPKQIVHTVNFDTLEDDDIPAVDDVFICIGTTIKKAKTKEAFKKVDYEYPIKVARIAREKGASRLLVISAIGADSESQVFYSRVKGEMEEAVKKVGYPHVDIFRPSLLLGNREEFRFGEKMGEHAVKVMKPLLLGPLRKYRGIEDVVVARAMVKQASENRSTGTVILQSNEIEKAGREE
- a CDS encoding alpha/beta fold hydrolase, whose protein sequence is MDQFDRLNPHIGQTSRVAVWKKNKATLWYYPAKKKTYRVPLFLVYSLLNKAYILDLAPGMSMVEAFTKQGYDVYLLDFGVPGYEDGHLTLDDYVLKYIKQAVKRALAHSRAEEMSVIGYCLGGTLALMYTALSTEPIRNLILFAPPLDFDKPPFLEKWAEALKKEEISFDEVIDQYGLIPAKLVEIAMRTMTKPFTFTNTWSPAFQSHAKRSKKAELVSKWVKEHIPFSGAALKQLMNELGKKNKLILNELYLGGEHVNLRNVTADLLVVSTTDDLIVPEHLTKPLMKMIGSEDRTYKRVKGGHISLALSGEIPDFLESWLEERSDRI
- a CDS encoding poly(R)-hydroxyalkanoic acid synthase subunit PhaR; amino-acid sequence: MGKKSKSKSKRALVTSFGKKLENEMNQQVKEWVESAESVEQMNAMLESHVHSLKKVRGYSELISQQLNIPSKDDVARVANLVIQVEEKIDRLEEKVDRLGEETKTLKKKSEGVSQREKTNKRNDSRQTVINNDHAASPMLMVNPHITDPRLFQYELECMLDEEWE
- a CDS encoding flavin reductase family protein, encoding MTVAVEEEHNIMACGWHTYISYEPPMYGVSIGRERYSYQLLKKAGKFAINFLPFEKAEVIQKAGVTSGADTDKLSTQSFIEGEATGAPILKEAYVAYECETVDVKTYGDHDFFVAELVGFYRDEALFLSNGLPNLKQLSIPLYLGRSRYVKLDDRVGHKDFLK
- a CDS encoding cytochrome P450 → MKTSQASIPSEKGLDHSLSLLKDGYLFIHKRAQDFQSDIFKTRLMGEEAICLRGEDGAKVFYDNDKFKREGAAPKRVQKTLFGEGAIQSMDGEAHRHRKQLFMSLMSRERLQELNEITRAQWLLYIKKWETQKKIVLFDEMEAMLTKVACEWAGVPLEEKEVEKRTKDFGDMIDAFGAVGVRHARGRSARKRTEAWITSLIEEVRSEQRSPRESTALYQMAWHKELDGTLMDAKMAAIELINVIRPTVAVGRFITFGAVGLHEFPKEREKLMQDQDGTYSHLFTQEVRRYYPFAPFTGARVKKDFTWNSHQFKENTLVLLDIYGTNRHPKLWESPNEFRPERFKGWEGSPFSFIPQGGGDEHKGHRCAGEWITIELMKISLSQLAQNITYDVPKQDLSYDLSRMPSIPKSRFIIQNVRRQQQ